In one window of Bradysia coprophila strain Holo2 chromosome IV unlocalized genomic scaffold, BU_Bcop_v1 contig_106, whole genome shotgun sequence DNA:
- the LOC119070948 gene encoding UDP-glucosyltransferase 2-like, whose protein sequence is MKLSFVIFRGVVWLILSQIRCSHGARILGFFGAPIRSHFIVEEPLMKELAKRGHDVTVITPFSQQGSALDNYRYIEISDSLNSSFFQSFTSSAVQSGDEKSSILKIFNMLYSMAGESMNLLRHPKFLALKKEHFDLVIIGWFLNDYALGLSGHFHCPSVIITANKNLYPIRQFSGNPSSALTIPTVLIEVNPRMAFFDRVLNLFAYIVEFLMFEFIFHWYAMPYYKEAFPPHQYPSYDEVSKNVSLVLVAQHFSGHVPEALLPNVIEIEGLHVEKEPSPLPTDIKDFLDSATDGAIFFSLGSNAKSSELPQEAISAIIHKFQKMKLKILWKFEADLPNRPDNVKIGKWLPQNDILAHPNVKLFISHCGKGGITEAKFHGVPILAIPMFADQFSNAVKILNEGWAVSLPLGEINANTFSAALDEALNNASYTQVAKKLATLYRDRPAHPLDTAVFWVEYVIRHDGAYHMQSPAVHLNLLQYYLVDVIAFIVVALLVVVRVIRILFNVFLMKVFGIRKRKLKKE, encoded by the exons ATATTATCACAAATAAGATGCTCACATGGTGCCCGAATATTGGGATTTTTCGGAGCACCTATTAGATCCCACTTTATCGTTGAGGAGCCACTTATGAAGGAATTGGCTAAGCGTGGACATGACGTCACTGTTATCACTCCATTCAGCCAGCAAGGATCTGCTTTGGACAACTATCGTTACATTGAAATATCAGACTCTCTCAATAGTTCGTTCTTTCAAAGCTTTACATCTTCAGCAGTCCAATCTGGCGACGAAAAATCGTCCATATTAAAGATATTCAATATGCTCTATAGCATGGCCGGAGaatcaatgaatttattgaGGCATCCCAAGTTTTTGGCATTAAAGAAAGAACACTTTGACTTGGTCATAATTGGATGGTTTTTGAACGACTATGCCCTTGGATTGTCGGGCCATTTCCACTGTCCATCTGTAATAATCACGGCTAATAAAAACCTTTATCCGATCAGACAATTCAGTGGTAATCCTAGCAGTGCGCTGACTATTCCAACCGTTTTGATAGAAGTGAATCCAAGGATGGCTTTTTTCGACAGAGTTCTCAATCTGTTCGCATACATCGTGGAGTTCCTTATGTTTGAATTTATCTTTCATTGGTACGCAATGCCCTACTATAAGGAAGCATTTCCACCGCATCAGTATCCCTCGTATGACGAAGTATCGAAGAACGTGTCATTGGTCTTGGTTGCGCAGCATTTCAGTGGACATGTTCCCGAAGCATTACTGCCGAATGTAATCGAAATCGAGGGTTTACATGTCGAAAAGGAGCCATCGCCTCTTCCTACG GATATCAAAGATTTTTTGGATAGCGCCACTGATGGAGCCATTTTCTTTAGCCTCGGCTCAAATGCTAAAAGCTCCGAGCTACCGCAGGAAGCGATCTCGGCTATTATACAcaaattccagaaaatgaaGCTAAAAATCTTATGGAAATTCGAAGCAGACCTGCCCAATAGACCGGACaatgttaaaattggaaaatggttGCCACAGAACGACATTTTGGCTCATCCAAATGTGAAGCTTTTCATATCACACTGTGGCAAGGGAGGAATTACTGAAGCAAAATTCCACGGAGTACCGATACTTGCGATACCAATGTTCGCCGATCAATTCAGCAATGCTGTCAAAATTCTTAACGAAGGATGGGCTGTGAGTCTTCCGCTTGGTGAGATCAATGCCAACACCTTTTCTGCCGCCTTAGACGAAGCTTTAAATAACGCTTCCTATACGCAAGTTGCCAAGAAACTGGCAACATTATACAGAGATCGACCAGCGCATCCACTGGATACAGCTGTCTTCTGGGTGGAATACGTTATTAGACACGACGGCGCTTATCACATGCAGAGTCCTGCTGTTCATCTGAATTTGTTGCAGTATTATCTAGTTGATGTGATTGCATTTATTGTTGTCGCTTTGTTAGTAGTGGTTAGAGTGATTAGGATTCTGTTTAACGTTTTTCTGATGAAAGTGTTTGGGATTCGGAAGCGAAAGTTGAAaaaggaataa